A single genomic interval of Microcoleus sp. AS-A8 harbors:
- a CDS encoding protein phosphatase 2C domain-containing protein, producing MAWRAVVRSSVGTRHQKQQQPCQDYGNYCILNHNVIVGAVADGAGSAKYADVGAKLAVETVMTIVREIANSPQPKENISNPLNEQEARKLFSKIVVEVVATLEEKAIHENYAIADLACTLLVVVATPDWLAAMQIGDGFIVVGLQGEAYQLLFQPDKGEFVNQTTFVTSTHALDEMQVDVLLGQHKFICAATDGLERVAIRMSDWTPFLPFFKPLEEYLWETLHPEQEDEYIKTFLNSERLNARTDDDKTLLLCLYAQN from the coding sequence ATGGCTTGGAGAGCCGTTGTTCGTTCCTCTGTAGGAACTCGTCATCAAAAACAGCAGCAACCCTGCCAAGATTACGGTAATTATTGCATTCTGAATCATAATGTAATAGTTGGAGCCGTTGCGGATGGGGCTGGTAGCGCTAAATATGCGGATGTTGGCGCTAAATTAGCTGTAGAAACGGTGATGACAATTGTTAGGGAGATTGCGAACTCTCCCCAACCCAAGGAAAATATTTCCAATCCTCTCAATGAGCAGGAAGCGAGAAAACTCTTTTCTAAAATTGTGGTAGAGGTCGTCGCGACATTAGAAGAAAAAGCCATCCATGAAAATTATGCGATCGCTGACTTAGCTTGTACACTTTTAGTAGTTGTGGCGACTCCTGATTGGCTGGCGGCTATGCAAATTGGGGATGGATTTATCGTGGTTGGTTTACAGGGCGAAGCATACCAATTACTTTTCCAGCCGGACAAGGGTGAATTTGTTAATCAAACTACCTTCGTAACATCAACCCATGCTTTAGATGAGATGCAAGTTGATGTCCTCTTAGGCCAACATAAGTTTATCTGTGCCGCAACCGATGGACTAGAGAGGGTCGCCATTCGCATGAGTGATTGGACTCCTTTCTTGCCTTTTTTTAAACCGTTAGAAGAGTATCTGTGGGAAACTCTTCATCCCGAACAAGAGGATGAATACATTAAGACTTTCCTAAACTCTGAACGACTAAATGCTCGAACAGACGACGATAAAACGTTGTTGTTGTGCCTCTACGCTCAAAATTAA
- a CDS encoding amino acid transporter produces MAKSLSRRRLNRNLIRWFLEQEDRSEPAQHHHTHSWWQVMCLTGVDYFSTLGYQPGIAALAAGALSPIATLILVLLTLFGALPIYRRVAAQSPQGEGSIAMLEHLLPWWQGKLFVLCLLGFVATDFIITMTLSAADATAHIVENPLVPSFFHHQAIAITLVLIALLGAVFLRGFREAIGIAVFLVGVYLLLNLVVIGVGFSQILNHPSAIADWQSALFAQQSNPLLMIGAAALLFPKLALGLSGFETGVAVMPLVRGSSSDTHEQPRGRIRNTHNLLATAAVIMSFFLLTSSLVTILLIPAAEFQTGGKANGRALAYLAHQYLGNGFGTLYDLSTISILWFAGASAMAGLLNIVPRYLPRYGMAPNWARATRPLVLVYTVIAFVVTIIFKANVEAQGGAYATGVLVLMSSAAIAVTLSAHRQRSKAGTITFAIITLLFIYTTIVNIIERPEGIRIATFFIGTIIITSLISRVWRSTELRVERIEIDETAREFIAQESQGTVRLIANRRNTGHVREYVLKEQQVREDHHIPPTDPILFLEIQVADASEFAGIIRVKGVDVEGYHILRAESAAVPNAIAALLLYIRDQTGKIPHAYFGWVEGNPIQYLLRFILFGEGDIAVVTREVLRKAEKKPERRPAIHVGG; encoded by the coding sequence ATGGCTAAATCTCTTTCAAGAAGACGGCTCAACAGAAATTTAATTCGTTGGTTTCTTGAACAAGAAGACCGAAGTGAGCCGGCACAGCATCACCACACCCATTCTTGGTGGCAGGTTATGTGCCTGACGGGTGTAGATTATTTCTCTACCCTGGGCTATCAACCGGGTATTGCCGCCTTGGCAGCAGGTGCTCTTTCACCGATTGCCACCCTGATTTTGGTTCTGCTGACGCTGTTTGGAGCATTGCCGATCTACCGACGTGTTGCTGCCCAAAGTCCTCAGGGTGAAGGGTCTATTGCCATGCTCGAACATTTGCTCCCTTGGTGGCAAGGTAAATTATTTGTACTTTGCCTACTCGGATTTGTGGCAACCGACTTTATTATCACGATGACCCTCTCGGCGGCTGATGCTACTGCTCATATCGTCGAAAATCCGCTCGTACCAAGTTTCTTTCACCATCAGGCGATCGCGATTACCCTGGTGCTGATAGCTTTGCTCGGGGCAGTTTTCCTGAGAGGTTTCCGAGAAGCGATCGGTATTGCAGTCTTTTTGGTTGGAGTCTATCTACTGTTAAACCTCGTTGTTATTGGTGTCGGTTTCTCTCAAATCTTGAATCACCCATCTGCGATCGCTGACTGGCAGAGTGCACTTTTCGCACAACAGAGTAACCCTTTGCTGATGATTGGTGCAGCCGCCCTTCTATTCCCAAAGCTGGCATTGGGATTGTCAGGTTTTGAAACTGGCGTGGCAGTTATGCCCCTCGTGCGGGGCAGCAGCAGCGATACCCATGAACAGCCTAGGGGGCGTATTCGCAATACACACAACCTGCTGGCTACTGCGGCTGTGATCATGAGCTTCTTTTTGCTCACCAGTAGCTTAGTCACTATACTGCTGATTCCAGCCGCAGAATTTCAAACCGGGGGTAAAGCCAATGGACGTGCCCTTGCCTATCTGGCTCATCAGTATCTCGGCAATGGCTTTGGCACTCTTTACGACCTAAGCACCATCAGTATTCTGTGGTTTGCAGGCGCGTCAGCCATGGCAGGACTGCTCAATATCGTGCCTCGCTACCTGCCGCGTTACGGGATGGCACCGAATTGGGCACGAGCCACGCGACCTTTGGTATTAGTTTATACAGTAATTGCCTTTGTTGTCACAATTATCTTCAAGGCTAATGTGGAAGCTCAGGGTGGGGCTTACGCAACGGGCGTACTTGTGCTCATGTCTTCCGCTGCAATTGCTGTGACTCTATCAGCCCACCGCCAGAGATCTAAGGCAGGAACGATCACCTTTGCAATCATCACGCTGTTGTTTATCTACACCACTATTGTCAATATCATTGAGAGACCCGAAGGGATTCGGATCGCTACGTTCTTTATTGGTACCATTATTATCACCTCGCTGATTTCACGCGTGTGGCGGTCTACTGAACTTCGAGTTGAGCGGATCGAAATTGATGAAACGGCTCGTGAATTCATTGCTCAAGAGAGCCAGGGCACGGTACGACTGATTGCTAATCGCAGAAATACAGGCCATGTGCGAGAGTATGTTTTAAAAGAGCAACAGGTGCGGGAAGACCATCATATTCCACCGACCGACCCCATTCTCTTTCTAGAGATTCAGGTGGCTGATGCTTCGGAGTTTGCAGGCATCATCCGAGTCAAAGGCGTGGATGTGGAGGGGTATCATATTCTACGTGCCGAGAGTGCAGCGGTACCGAATGCGATCGCGGCCTTACTTCTGTATATCCGAGACCAGACGGGTAAGATTCCCCATGCTTATTTTGGCTGGGTAGAAGGCAACCCCATCCAATACTTACTCCGCTTTATCTTATTTGGTGAGGGTGATATTGCTGTGGTTACCCGCGAAGTACTGCGTAAGGCGGAAAAGAAGCCGGAACGTCGTCCTGCCATTCATGTTGGGGGGTAA
- a CDS encoding VWA domain-containing protein — translation MPVGLPEFAENPENRCPVILLLDTSASMAGQPIQELNRGMGLFKEDLLKDTQASLSAEVAIVSFGPVKLLQDFVTVDSFIPPPLTADGVTPMGQAIDYALDLLETRKATYKENGIQYYRPWVFLITDGAPTDSWQRAAQRVREGESQGKFSFFAVAVEGADLNTLQQITPPERPPVTLKGLDFSSLFVWLSTSMKRVSSGKIGEAVPLPPVGWGQINT, via the coding sequence ATGCCCGTAGGATTACCGGAATTTGCCGAAAACCCAGAAAATCGCTGCCCTGTAATTCTCCTCCTCGATACCTCTGCTTCCATGGCAGGTCAACCCATCCAAGAATTGAATCGAGGCATGGGTCTTTTTAAGGAAGATTTACTCAAAGACACACAAGCTTCCCTGAGTGCAGAGGTGGCGATTGTCAGCTTTGGGCCGGTGAAGTTACTTCAAGATTTTGTGACGGTTGACTCTTTCATCCCCCCCCCGTTAACTGCCGATGGTGTGACTCCCATGGGTCAAGCAATTGACTATGCGTTAGATTTGCTGGAAACTCGTAAGGCGACTTACAAAGAAAACGGCATTCAGTATTATCGCCCTTGGGTATTTTTAATTACCGATGGGGCACCGACGGATAGTTGGCAGCGTGCCGCACAACGGGTGCGGGAGGGAGAGAGTCAGGGAAAATTCTCGTTTTTTGCGGTGGCTGTTGAGGGTGCAGATCTCAATACTCTCCAACAAATTACTCCGCCTGAACGTCCACCCGTAACCTTGAAGGGTCTGGATTTTAGTTCTTTATTTGTCTGGTTAAGTACTTCAATGAAGCGGGTTTCTAGTGGCAAAATTGGGGAGGCAGTACCGCTTCCCCCCGTAGGCTGGGGTCAAATTAACACTTAG
- the ispG gene encoding (E)-4-hydroxy-3-methylbut-2-enyl-diphosphate synthase — protein MQTLSTPQTAPKAPEFDTTIHRRKTRPVKVGNVTIGGGFPVVVQSMINEDTLDVEGSVAAIRRLHEIGCEIVRVTVPSMAHAKALAEIKQKLIQTYQDVPLVADVHHNGLKIALEVAKHVDKVRINPGLYVFEKPKADRNEYTQAEFEEIGEKIRETLEPLVISLRDQGKALRIGVNHGSLAERMLFTYGDTPEGMVESALEFIRICESLDFRNIVISLKASRAPVMVAAYRLMVKRMDELGMDYPLHLGVTEAGDGEYGRIKSTAGLAPLLADGIGDTIRVSLTEAPEKEIPVCYSILQALGLRKTMVEYVACPSCGRTLFNLEEVLHKVREATKHLTGLDIAVMGCIVNGPGEMADADYGYVGKQAGYISLYRGREEIKKVPEEQGVEELINLIKADGRWVDP, from the coding sequence ATGCAAACTCTTTCGACGCCTCAAACTGCACCTAAAGCCCCCGAATTTGACACCACCATTCATCGGCGCAAAACCCGTCCGGTTAAGGTGGGCAACGTCACGATTGGCGGTGGCTTTCCTGTGGTCGTGCAGTCAATGATTAATGAAGATACCTTAGATGTAGAAGGTTCCGTTGCCGCGATTCGCCGCTTGCATGAGATTGGTTGCGAGATTGTCCGCGTCACCGTGCCCAGTATGGCTCATGCCAAAGCCTTGGCAGAAATTAAGCAAAAACTCATCCAAACTTACCAAGATGTACCCCTAGTTGCGGATGTTCACCATAATGGCCTGAAAATTGCCCTGGAAGTAGCGAAGCATGTGGATAAGGTGCGGATTAATCCAGGATTGTATGTCTTTGAGAAGCCAAAAGCTGACCGAAACGAGTACACTCAAGCTGAATTTGAGGAAATTGGCGAAAAAATCCGCGAAACCCTAGAACCTCTGGTTATTTCCCTACGCGATCAGGGTAAAGCGTTGCGGATTGGGGTAAATCACGGTTCCCTGGCTGAACGGATGCTGTTTACCTATGGCGATACGCCAGAAGGGATGGTGGAATCTGCCCTGGAATTTATCCGCATCTGCGAATCTCTGGACTTCCGCAACATTGTTATTTCTTTGAAAGCCTCACGAGCACCGGTGATGGTAGCCGCTTATCGCCTCATGGTGAAGCGGATGGATGAACTGGGGATGGATTACCCCTTGCATCTGGGTGTCACCGAAGCAGGGGATGGCGAGTATGGGCGGATTAAGTCTACGGCCGGTCTTGCGCCACTGCTAGCGGATGGCATTGGCGATACGATTCGCGTCTCTCTCACCGAAGCGCCTGAAAAAGAAATTCCCGTTTGTTACAGCATTCTGCAAGCCTTGGGACTACGGAAGACGATGGTAGAATACGTCGCCTGTCCGTCTTGTGGTCGTACCTTGTTTAACTTAGAAGAGGTATTGCACAAAGTCCGAGAAGCCACCAAACATTTAACAGGTTTAGATATTGCTGTTATGGGTTGCATTGTGAATGGCCCCGGTGAAATGGCAGATGCAGACTATGGTTATGTGGGCAAGCAAGCAGGTTATATCTCTCTTTATCGGGGTCGGGAAGAGATTAAAAAAGTGCCCGAAGAGCAAGGCGTTGAGGAGTTGATTAATTTAATCAAAGCGGATGGTCGTTGGGTCGATCCTTAG
- a CDS encoding alpha/beta fold hydrolase, whose amino-acid sequence MSISEQSIEVGSLKWFYREANPIGRSEALPVLLLHGLPSHSYCWTSLMPDLAEKGLRAIAPDWIGSGLSAKPDKRDFAYTPDAFINALREFLKALEIERFHLVVQGFLASVGLQYALRYPEQIERLAILNTPLSSDAKLPWAMQQWGFPFVGDMLTQDPLLVDRTLEGGSRYRISDKDLDIYRKPFLKSSDPGRSLVATIKNIQWKSSMAEIESGFGNWKQPTLIVWGMKDPWLPFELAQQFAKGIKNVELVQLEESGHYPQDHWSEKISESLLLFLRRQAL is encoded by the coding sequence GTGTCTATAAGTGAACAATCAATCGAAGTCGGTTCGCTGAAGTGGTTCTATCGGGAAGCGAACCCCATTGGCAGAAGTGAAGCATTACCCGTGCTACTGCTTCATGGGTTGCCCTCCCACAGTTATTGCTGGACATCGCTGATGCCCGATTTAGCAGAAAAAGGGTTGAGAGCGATCGCACCTGACTGGATTGGTTCGGGTTTATCTGCAAAACCTGACAAGCGAGACTTTGCTTATACCCCCGATGCCTTTATTAATGCCTTGAGAGAGTTTCTCAAAGCGCTGGAAATTGAGCGATTTCATTTGGTGGTTCAAGGATTTCTCGCCTCCGTTGGCCTTCAGTACGCCCTACGTTACCCTGAACAAATTGAACGCCTAGCGATTCTCAATACACCCTTGTCATCTGATGCCAAGTTGCCCTGGGCAATGCAACAGTGGGGATTTCCCTTTGTGGGAGATATGTTAACCCAAGACCCGTTATTAGTTGACCGAACCTTGGAGGGGGGGAGTCGTTACCGAATTTCAGACAAGGATTTAGACATTTATCGTAAACCCTTCCTCAAGAGTTCTGATCCGGGGCGGAGTCTGGTGGCAACGATTAAAAATATTCAATGGAAGTCATCCATGGCAGAAATTGAATCCGGATTTGGCAACTGGAAACAACCCACTCTAATTGTTTGGGGCATGAAAGACCCCTGGCTTCCCTTTGAGCTTGCACAACAGTTTGCTAAGGGTATTAAGAATGTGGAACTTGTTCAGCTTGAGGAAAGTGGGCATTATCCTCAAGACCATTGGTCGGAAAAAATTAGTGAATCCCTGCTGCTTTTTTTAAGACGCCAAGCGTTGTGA
- a CDS encoding FecR domain-containing protein → MLRKIALLLAVTLWSSGSLLLPQEALAQTALTRAVIESLKNQVRLIPKNQSARPARPSDAIIPGDSLATAKASTAQLRFNDGSLARLGEQAVFRFSPGTRTMALSNGTALVLIPPGRGQTRVRTPNAAAGIRGSALFVRYIPETDTTIVGALTNSGIEVFNEGASQRQELKAGNMAVIVKDRIEKIYEFDLRTFYQTSDLASGLNLMKSESTPSVDEAIAQVQTETFDALQAQSPVTGQQVIENPSFVQLAVSPSQGFPSVDRLITDETPNSRPQNLDLPGNTSRNGIDVRTILDVRQIRDSQVSPQNPNPPGLGGNFPGGGNTGGNFPGGGNTGGNFPGGGNTGGNFPGGGNTNGIFPGGGNTGGNFPGGGNINNIVPGGGNINNIVPGGGNINNIVPGGGNINNIVPGGGNINNIVPGGGNTNGNFPGGGNTNGIFPGGGNTNGIFPGGGNTNGNFPGGGNGNGIVPRGGNGNGIVPRGGNGNGR, encoded by the coding sequence ATGCTTCGCAAAATCGCTCTTTTACTCGCCGTCACCCTCTGGAGTTCTGGTTCGCTACTTCTGCCCCAGGAAGCGCTCGCCCAAACGGCTTTAACTAGGGCAGTCATTGAATCTTTGAAAAATCAAGTGCGATTGATTCCTAAAAATCAATCAGCTCGGCCTGCTCGCCCATCAGATGCAATCATCCCTGGAGATTCGTTAGCTACAGCCAAGGCATCAACGGCTCAGCTCCGCTTCAATGACGGCTCTCTGGCTCGCCTGGGAGAGCAAGCGGTATTCAGATTTTCTCCCGGTACGCGTACCATGGCGCTGTCCAATGGTACTGCACTGGTGTTAATTCCCCCAGGGCGTGGTCAAACTCGTGTGCGTACACCCAATGCGGCAGCAGGGATTCGGGGGTCAGCACTATTTGTCCGGTATATTCCCGAAACCGATACCACGATTGTAGGAGCGCTAACCAATAGCGGCATTGAGGTTTTTAATGAGGGGGCGTCTCAACGCCAAGAATTAAAAGCTGGCAATATGGCTGTGATTGTTAAGGATCGAATTGAGAAGATTTACGAATTTGATCTGAGGACGTTTTACCAAACCAGTGATTTAGCCTCAGGGCTAAATCTGATGAAGTCAGAATCGACCCCAAGTGTGGATGAAGCGATCGCGCAAGTACAAACTGAAACGTTTGACGCGCTTCAAGCTCAGTCACCTGTAACGGGTCAACAAGTGATTGAAAATCCGAGCTTTGTTCAGCTTGCGGTTAGTCCATCACAAGGCTTTCCGAGTGTGGATCGCCTCATCACTGACGAGACTCCAAATTCTAGACCGCAAAATCTTGACCTACCTGGAAACACGAGCAGAAATGGGATAGATGTCAGGACAATCTTGGATGTAAGACAAATTCGAGACTCTCAAGTATCTCCCCAAAATCCTAACCCGCCAGGTCTAGGAGGGAACTTCCCCGGTGGTGGCAATACGGGTGGGAACTTCCCCGGTGGTGGCAATACGGGTGGGAACTTCCCCGGTGGTGGCAATACGGGTGGGAACTTCCCCGGTGGTGGCAATACCAACGGTATTTTCCCTGGTGGTGGCAATACGGGTGGGAACTTCCCCGGTGGTGGCAATATCAACAATATTGTCCCCGGTGGTGGCAATATCAACAATATTGTCCCCGGTGGTGGCAATATCAACAATATTGTCCCTGGTGGTGGCAATATCAACAATATTGTCCCTGGTGGTGGCAATATCAACAATATTGTCCCTGGTGGTGGCAATACCAATGGTAACTTTCCTGGTGGTGGCAATACCAACGGTATTTTCCCTGGTGGTGGCAATACCAACGGTATTTTCCCTGGTGGTGGCAATACCAACGGTAACTTCCCTGGTGGTGGCAACGGCAACGGTATTGTCCCTCGTGGTGGCAACGGCAACGGTATTGTCCCTCGTGGTGGCAACGGCAACGGGAGGTAA